The following proteins are co-located in the Acidimicrobiia bacterium genome:
- a CDS encoding GNAT family N-acetyltransferase: MDGGRWESHGTAAIESERLLLRPWTRDDRAAHARLFADPDVSRYPWGRGLTADEAAAGHALLVDHWEEHGFGYHAAVLRATGDIVGTIGLGTPDFLPEVMPAVEVGWRLHPDHWGSGLATEGARASLAVAFGRLGLDRVIAVIEPANEASWRVAERLGMRRERETRTPDISTTVEKLPPVDVLVYEITAAAWRSNGSEGTEATAGPHTST; the protein is encoded by the coding sequence ATGGACGGTGGGCGTTGGGAGTCGCACGGGACGGCGGCGATCGAGTCCGAGAGGCTGCTGCTGCGGCCGTGGACACGCGACGACCGCGCGGCGCACGCCCGTCTCTTCGCGGACCCGGACGTGTCACGCTACCCGTGGGGGAGGGGTCTCACCGCCGACGAGGCAGCCGCCGGGCACGCCCTGCTCGTCGACCACTGGGAGGAGCACGGCTTCGGCTACCACGCCGCCGTTCTGCGTGCCACCGGCGACATCGTCGGGACGATCGGCCTCGGAACACCCGACTTCCTGCCCGAGGTCATGCCGGCGGTCGAGGTGGGGTGGAGGCTCCATCCGGACCACTGGGGATCCGGGCTCGCCACCGAGGGGGCCCGGGCGAGCCTCGCGGTGGCGTTCGGCCGCCTCGGCCTGGACCGCGTCATCGCCGTCATCGAGCCCGCCAACGAGGCATCCTGGCGTGTCGCCGAGCGTCTGGGGATGCGTCGCGAGCGCGAGACCCGCACACCCGACATCTCGACGACCGTGGAGAAGCTGCCACCGGTCGACGTGCTCGTCTACGAGATCACAGCCGCCGCGTGGCGGTCGAACGGTTCCGAGGGCACAGAGGCCACGGCCGGGCCGCACACGTCGACCTGA
- a CDS encoding thiamine diphosphokinase: protein MDGTDAAGAITAIVCTGGVSSRSESGADASIGDSLPAHDLVIAADSGLHLAHELGLAVDVAVGDFDSASPAAVASAERTGVVVERHPADKDRTDLELALDAAVGRGATHLVVVGIDGGRPDHELANLLLLGSHKYRSVAIETLSPSARAVVVTGSATLPGTVGDLVSLLPLGGGARGVRTSGLEFALAGDNLEPGTTRGVSNIIESAPATVSVTGGTLLAVLPHEVS, encoded by the coding sequence GTGGACGGCACGGACGCAGCCGGAGCCATCACGGCGATCGTGTGCACGGGCGGTGTCTCGTCGCGCTCGGAGAGCGGCGCCGACGCGTCGATCGGCGATTCTCTTCCCGCCCACGACCTCGTGATCGCCGCCGACTCGGGGCTCCACCTGGCACACGAGCTCGGTCTGGCGGTCGACGTCGCCGTCGGCGACTTCGATTCCGCCTCACCGGCGGCGGTCGCGTCCGCAGAGAGGACGGGCGTCGTCGTCGAGCGTCATCCAGCCGACAAGGACCGGACCGACCTCGAACTGGCCCTCGACGCCGCCGTGGGGCGCGGGGCGACACACCTCGTCGTCGTGGGGATCGACGGTGGGCGGCCCGACCACGAGCTGGCGAACCTCCTTCTCCTCGGATCCCACAAGTACAGGTCGGTGGCGATCGAGACACTGTCCCCTTCGGCGCGTGCCGTCGTGGTCACGGGGTCGGCCACCCTCCCCGGAACGGTCGGCGACCTCGTCTCGCTCCTGCCACTGGGGGGAGGGGCCCGGGGGGTGCGAACGTCCGGCCTGGAGTTCGCTTTGGCGGGCGACAACCTGGAGCCCGGCACGACGCGCGGGGTCAGCAACATCATCGAGTCAGCACCGGCGACGGTGAGCGTGACCGGGGGGACCCTGCTCGCCGTGCTTCCCCACGAGGTCTCCTGA
- a CDS encoding thiamine ABC transporter substrate-binding protein, which translates to MTTTLRRILGVAVALALLLTACGSDDDDTGGDAAGDGSTDVTLTLVAHDSFAVSDDLLDAFTDETGISVEILMAGDTGSVVNQAVLTKDDPLGDVLFGVDNTFLTRALDEGIFEPYASPALADVPGTLQLDDEQRVTPIDLGDVCLNYDIAAFGESGVAVPDSLEALTDPAYADLLVVENPATSSPGLAFMLATIEEFGEDGWLDFWSALRDNGVEVADGWEEAYYGSFSAASDDGTRPLVVSYASSPAAEVFFAEGALDEAPTGVIDASCFRQIEFAGVLAGTEHPDEAGELIDFLLSPEVQEDIPLTMFVYPARDDVELPEVFVDNAQLPDDSYEMPPDEIGENRDRWIEEWTNTVLR; encoded by the coding sequence ATGACCACGACCCTTCGACGCATCCTCGGCGTCGCCGTCGCTCTCGCGCTGCTCCTGACGGCCTGCGGCTCCGATGACGACGACACGGGCGGTGACGCCGCCGGCGATGGAAGCACCGACGTGACGCTCACGCTCGTCGCACACGACTCGTTCGCCGTGAGCGACGACCTGCTCGACGCCTTCACCGACGAGACCGGCATCTCCGTGGAGATCCTGATGGCCGGCGACACCGGCAGTGTCGTCAACCAGGCGGTGCTCACGAAGGACGACCCCCTCGGCGACGTCCTCTTCGGTGTCGACAACACCTTCCTCACCCGCGCCCTGGACGAGGGGATCTTCGAGCCCTACGCCTCGCCGGCGCTCGCGGATGTTCCGGGCACGCTCCAACTGGACGACGAGCAGCGGGTCACGCCAATCGATCTGGGCGACGTGTGCCTCAACTACGACATCGCCGCCTTCGGCGAGTCCGGCGTCGCTGTTCCCGACTCGCTGGAGGCCCTGACCGATCCGGCCTACGCCGACCTGCTCGTCGTGGAGAACCCCGCCACGTCGTCGCCCGGGCTGGCGTTCATGCTCGCCACGATCGAGGAGTTCGGCGAGGACGGCTGGCTCGACTTCTGGTCGGCGCTGCGCGACAACGGTGTCGAGGTCGCCGACGGCTGGGAGGAGGCCTACTACGGCAGCTTCTCGGCGGCCTCCGACGACGGCACGCGGCCCCTCGTCGTGAGCTACGCCTCCAGCCCGGCTGCGGAGGTCTTCTTCGCCGAGGGCGCGCTCGACGAGGCGCCCACGGGCGTGATCGACGCCTCCTGCTTCCGCCAGATCGAGTTCGCCGGCGTCCTCGCGGGGACCGAGCACCCCGACGAGGCGGGCGAGCTCATCGACTTCCTGCTCTCCCCGGAGGTCCAGGAGGACATCCCGCTCACCATGTTCGTGTATCCGGCGCGTGACGATGTCGAGCTGCCCGAGGTCTTCGTCGACAACGCCCAGCTCCCTGACGACAGCTACGAGATGCCGCCCGACGAGATCGGCGAGAACCGCGACCGTTGGATCGAGGAGTGGACGAACACGGTGCTGCGCTGA